Proteins encoded together in one Gadus chalcogrammus isolate NIFS_2021 chromosome 18, NIFS_Gcha_1.0, whole genome shotgun sequence window:
- the LOC130370992 gene encoding phosphatidylcholine:ceramide cholinephosphotransferase 1-like — MKVSDWTGEDVVRWLGDQGLQEYCDALRSLNGRALLDLGPSDFASPPLSRVTSDGGQQLLERVQTLRLEHHIRAHKNVHNGHATSNGVKANGTPGLSVKGDTGVTNGNGPPKHKTQPAQRNGVRNGALVGNGFADDRHHGGNAWIQIPLPAAGATDSSSRSPLPEEWGRTGVAVLYAVTCFVLTTVMISVVHERVPPKEDTPPLPDKFFDWFDRKEWAFMVCELIGLLLLALWLVNWALHKHRSIVGRRFFFIIGTLYLYRCVTMYITTLPVPGMHFRCAPKVMGDHMSQAGRVFKMIAGGGLTITGSHHMCGDYLYSGHTVILTLCYLFIKEYSPRRFWWCHWLCWLLWAVGLFCILLAHDHYSIDVVVAYYVTTQLFWLYHTMANQQALKEHSPTNFVSRVWWFRIFLYLEANVQSTVPRHYQLPSLLKRLLRSQVRYSRLADSECP, encoded by the exons ATTGGACGGGAGAGGATGTGGTCCGTTGGCTGGGCGACCAGGGCCTGCAGGAGTACTGCGACGCCCTGCGGAGCCTCAACGGACGGGCCCTGCTGGACCTCGGCCCGTCGGACTTCGCGTCGCCGCCTCTCTCCCGGGTGACGTCGGACGGCGGCCAGCAGCTCCTCGAGCGTGTGCAGACCCTGCGGCTGGAGCACCACATCCGGGCTCACAAAAACGTGCACAACGGACACGCCACCTCCAACGGCGTGAAGGCCAACGGGACGCCCGGCCTCTCCGTCAAGGGGGACACGGGGGTCACCAACGGCAACGGCCCCCCGAAGCACAAGACCCAGCCGGCCCAGAGGAATGGCGTCCGCAACGGGGCGCTCGTCGGCAACGGCTTCGCGGACGACCGCCACCACGGAGGCAACGCCTGGATCCAGATCCCGCTCCCCGCCGCAGGCGCCACGGACTCCTCCTCTCGCTCGCCGCTCCCCGAGGAGTGGGGGCGGACGGGTGTGGCGGTCCTGTACGCCGTGACCTGCTTCGTGCTGACCACGGTGATGATCTCGGTGGTGCACGAGCGCGTGCCGCCCAAGGAGGACACGCCCCCGCTGCCCGACAAGTTCTTCGATTGGTTCGACAGGAAGGAGTGGGCGTTTATGGTCTGCGAGCTCATCGGATTGCTTCTGCTGGCGCTTTGGCTCGTCAACTGGGCCCTCCACAAGCACAG gTCTATCGTGGGCCGTCggttcttcttcatcatcgGGACACTGTACCTGTACAGGTGTGTCACCATGTACATCACCACGCTGCCCGTACCTGGCATGCACTTCAGGTGCGCCCCCAAG gtgATGGGTGATCACATGTCCCAGGCTGGGCGGGTGTTCAAGATGATTGCGGGCGGGGGTCTCACCATCACGGGCTCCCACCACATGTGTGGCGACTACCTGTACAGCGGCCACACCGTCATACTCACCCTCTGCTACCTCTTCATCAAGGAGT ACTCCCCCAGGCGCTTCTGGTGGTGCCACTGGCTGTGCTGGCTGCTGTGGGCTGTGGGTCTGTTCTGCATCCTGCTGGCCCACGACCACTACTCCATAGACGTGGTGGTGGCCTACTACGTCACCACACAGCTCTTCTGGCTCTACCACACCATGGCCAACCagcag GCCCTGAAGGAGCACTCCCCGACCAACTTCGTGTCGCGGGTCTGGTGGTTCCGCATCTTCCTGTACCTGGAGGCCAACGTCCAGAGCACCGTGCCCCGCCACTACCAGCTGCCCTCCCTGCTCAAGAGGCTGCTGCGGAGCCAGGTCCGCTACAGCCGGCTGGCGGACAGTGAGTGCCcctga